From a region of the Etheostoma cragini isolate CJK2018 chromosome 20, CSU_Ecrag_1.0, whole genome shotgun sequence genome:
- the ddo gene encoding D-aspartate oxidase isoform X1, protein MKSVRVMVVGAGVIGFSTAVCIAEALPFCTVTLLAEKFSPDTTSDGAAGILFAAEFPDIPLERQKRWFKYSFDHLLAIAQSQHSPEAGVMLSSGWQLFRDIPANEKPFWSEFVIGFRVMTDNELKRFPDHTFGQAFTTIKCECSSYLPWLEKSFRKTGGLVEQRKLNSLEELIDSYDIIVNCSGLGSKTLVGDDKVFPVRGQVLKVEAPWLKHFIRDGDGKTYIYPGIHSVTVGGTRQEGDWRLQADEGDTKGILERCSRLEPSISKAKVLSKWVGLRPSRRNPRVEKELVQLQGRRVPVVHNYGHGGWGVTLAWGTALDALGLVRQCLHETRLQANL, encoded by the exons ATGAAAAGTGTTCGAGTCATGGTGGTGGGAGCAGGTGTGATCGGTTTCTCCACTGCAGTCTGCATCGCCGAGGCTCTTCCTTTCTGCACCGTTACTCTGCTGGCGGAGAAGTTCAGTCCTGACACCACCAGTGATGGAGCTGCTGGGATCCTGTTTGCTGCAGAGTTTCCAG ATATTCCTTTGGAAAGACAAAAACGCTGGTTCAAGTACAGCTTTGATCACCTGTTGGCCATTGCTCAATCCCAACACTCACCAGAAGCAGGAGTAATGCTGAGCTCTGG ctggCAACTTTTCAGGGACATCCCAGCCAATGAGAAGCCCTTCTGGTCAGAGTTTGTGATTGGCTTTCGAGTCATGACTGACAATGAATTAAAAAGGTTTCCAGATCACACGTTTGGCCAGGCGTTCACCACCATAAAATGTGAATGTTCCAGCTACCTGCCGTGGCTCGAGAAGAG TTTCAGAAAAACTGGAGGCCTAGTGGAACAGAGGAAACTCAACAGTCTTGAGGAATTAATCGACAGCTATGATATCATTGTCAACTGCTCTGGTCTGGGCTCCAAAACACTGGTGGGTGACGACAAGGTGTTCCCGGTCAGAGGCCAGGTCCTCAAGGTGGAGGCCCCCTGGCTGAAGCACTTCATTAGAGATGGAGACGGAAAGACCTACATCTACCCTGGCATACACAGTGTCACTGTGGGCGGCACTAGGCAGGAGGGGGACTGGCGACTACAAGCGGACGAAGGAGACACAAAAGGCATCCTGGAGCGCTGTAGCAGGCTGGAGCCGTCTATTAGCAAAGCCAAAGTTCTCAGCAAGTGGGTAGGTCTTAGGCCTAGCAGGAGGAACCCGAGGGTGGAGAAGGAGCTGGTGCAGCTGCAGGGTCGCAGGGTGCCTGTGGTCCACAACTACGGCCACGGAGGCTGGGGAGTCACCCTCGCCTGGGGTACCGCCCTTGACGCACTGGGGCTGGTCAGGCAGT
- the zbtb24 gene encoding zinc finger and BTB domain-containing protein 24 encodes MSQKATAGTSSLMALHSDSHKQSILSKFDKLRKRDLLCDITLVVENVHFKAHKALLAASSEYFSLMFMAEDQISQSTYRLDGMAAAMFASVLEFIYSAQVSVEESATEQLLAMAHIMEVNDLVKVLNEITHSAAVVRGKGVKADVTIVPDQPKRKRGRPKKKELVTELEGTNAPCDSLEEGLAGDTNCDSTVTESKDDADYKPEDHQSRQSKRKIRPPVKYKSYKVVSDTAVSKEPGKKGRKRKYPNTEARCEDCGKVFKNHLFLKIHQRTHTGEKPFQCLVCGKGFTQKHTLLVHQHTHTGEKPFVCTVCSKALSTKHSLQEHMNLHKEDKSFSCDKCGKTFTQKRQLRSHYRVHTGKSLPECAKCHHKFMDTAQLKKHLRTHTGEKPFTCEICGKCFSAKSTLQTHIRIHRGEKPYDCSICNKSFSDPSARRRHVASHSGKKPFTCSFCGLSFTRLDNLNTHTKSHNKERAATTKVSLDSPHATEPPEEEEVHNILQLQPYQLPSTSEQEIQLVVTGDVDNINFAPGQNQEISIITTEGEAAESLHSRLTLLTQSSGNVQNVALVTQGGVVDQSPQIQTISLLQGQMNHQPEQMHVLTLSKEAMEQLQAQHNAPHTLQIAQRAGQQLQVTHQPVQQLAVGREHTHSQAIHISSESSQPISISQTSEQISSHHIQGQTFQIQAGTVSYLYTTGLPQES; translated from the exons ATGTCTCAGAAAGCAACAGCTGGGACCTCATCACTCATGGCCCTCCATTCAGATTCACATAAGCAGAGCATCCTGAGCAAATTCGACAAGCTCAGGAAAAGAGACCTACTGTGCGACATCACTCTTGTTGTGGAAAACGTGCACTTTAAGGCGCACAAAGCCCTGCTGGCAGCAAGCAGCGAGTACTTCTCCCTCATGTTCATGGCAGAAGATCAGATCAGTCAGTCGACCTACCGGCTGGATGGCATGGCAGCTGCGATGTTTGCCTCAGTGCTGGAGTTCATTTACAGCGCCCAGGTGTCTGTAGAGGAGAGCGCCACTGAGCAGCTTCTGGCCATGGCTCACATTATGGAGGTAAACGATCTTGTCAAGGTGCTCAATGAAATCACACACTCTGCTGCAGTGGTTAGAGGCAAGGGGGTAAAGGCTGACGTAACCATAGTGCCAGATCAGCCGAAACGCAAAAGAGGACGgccaaagaaaaaagaacttGTTACAGAGTTGGAGGGGACAAATGCACCATGTGATAGTTTAGAGGAGGGACTGGCTGGAGATACGAACTGTGATTCTACAGTAACTGAGTCTAAAGACGATGCAGATTACAAGCCAGAAGACCACCAGAGCCGGCAGAGCAAACGCAAAATCAGGCCACCTGTGAAATACAAGAGCTACAAGGTGGTCAGTGACACAGCAGTAAGCAAAGAGCCTGGGAAGAAAGGCAGGAAAAGGAAATACCCCAACACTGAGGCCCGCTGCGAAGACTGTGGCAAAGTTTTCAAAAATCACCTCTTTTTAAAGATTCACCAAAGGACTCATACAG gaGAGAAGCCTTTTCAGTGCCTGGTTTGTGGAAAGGGTTTTACCCAGAAGCATACTTTGCTGGTTCACCAGCACACGCACACTGGCGAAAAGCCATTTGTCTGCACCGTATGCTCCAAAGCACTCTCCACCAAACACTCCCTACAAGAGCACATGAACCTCCATAAAG AAGACAAATCCTTCAGCTGTGATAAATGTGGAAAGACGTTCACTCAGAAGAGGCAACTTCGAAGCCATTACAGAGTTCATACAG GCAAATCTTTGCCAGAATGTGCTAAGTGTCATCACAAGTTTATGGACACAGCTCAGCTGAAAAAGCACCTGAGAACTCATACAG GGGAGAAGCCTTTCACTTGTGAGATTTGTGGAAAGTGTTTTTCAGCCAAAAGCACTCTGCAGACTCATATCAGAATTCACAG agGGGAGAAGCCATACGACTGCAGCATCTGCAACAAATCCTTCTCAGACCCTAGTGCGAGACGCCGACATGTCGCCTCCCACTCAGGGAAGAAACCCTTCACATGCTCTTTCTGTGGCCTGTCGTTTACCCGCCTGGAcaatctgaacacacacaccaagtctCACAACAAGGAGAGAGCTGCGACAACTAAAGTCTCATTAGATTCTCCGCATGCCACAGAGCcaccagaggaggaggaggtacaCAACATCCTGCAGCTGCAGCCGTACCAGCTGCCCTCCACCTCTGAACAGGAGATCCAGCTGGTGGTGACGGGAGACGTGGACAACATTAACTTTGCGCCGGGGCAGAACCAGGAGATCAGCATCATCACCACCGAGGGGGAAGCGGCAGAATCGTTACACTCCAGACTCACCCTCCTCACCCAGTCGTCGGGAAACGTGCAGAACGTGGCTTTGGTGACTCAGGGCGGTGTGGTGGACCAGAGCCCTCAGATTCAGACTATCAGTTTGCTGCAGGGCCAGATGAACCACCAGCCGGAGCAGATGCACGTTCTCACGCTCAGTAAAGAGGCGATGGAGCAGCTACAGGCCCAGCACAATGCCCCGCACACCCTTCAGATAGCACAACGGGCGGGCCAGCAGCTGCAGGTGACGCACCAGCCCGTCCAGCAGCTCGCTGTGGGCagggagcacacacacagccaggcCATTCACATCAGCAGCGAGAGCAGCCAGCCCATCTCCATCAGCCAGACCAGCGAGCAGATATCCAGCCACCACATCCAGGGACAGACGTTCCAGATCCAGGCAGGGACCGTCTCCTACCTGTACACCACCGGGCTGCCGCAGGAGAGCTGA
- the si:ch73-242m19.1 gene encoding LOW QUALITY PROTEIN: uncharacterized protein si:ch73-242m19.1 (The sequence of the model RefSeq protein was modified relative to this genomic sequence to represent the inferred CDS: deleted 1 base in 1 codon): MCDVYRVSSSVKVEQMEADLSRLLSALRAEIEENGFRQGAVTSRCYSSVPPPKDISFFRVEREHALRRGLQVAEALPVQSQADIMQRELDSCLGLEYTPDSLPPLLHQFYTDRSYHLAQIKYLLMLRWRRFCRHTSVIEKLYPHYKDQVSCLTSEYEDAVQRARRLSACREKILTGRGNPASLLTQDDVDIYLRWLVCHLHSVQTIHNFLRVLHYIPACERKDKEPPAKVPEETSHKTQTVDRISGLADAVPLHTVDLEEFLPELQSLIAHFHLSYDARKLRTTADEMELFSTVWREFRTIFKQQEQMKRFPQYDGTEVKESQWGRKSASLALRKEANWIPFIQVKPRRDPWQQKLITKLKEKKSVDELLKMHSRFLQVPDVLHVAAAVKEHAAHVADSQPAPTSTVSSSSKTKRQKISEIWTSIYSAASLTQETHDQSIRSGGSAGHDKKSLKSQTSSATNERYSFEDSLQLLGLGDSLEEGSSDPIITRGAYLSLVHLRHLRLRQLQRISLGLLNYLRSVERTLTFDLAGLQLEEGELCSTAEETGWMNAARGGRGETEGLGSLHYSHNTPADCKVHCSEFMEFAEVENLHDFYSAEEQFVHTQDQRGFYIMYDVALKDLEELEDQLLLVGSRFIQRDRINKMGNASTADIHSWGGADVDRVAVLLDLWTCETEFLESKVQLLNCYFEAYQHAAGTEERFALAGVITDIMHCRPQLDLNQDYFVQAYRAEIGCLQCHQQLIRDILDNQIEKQRQYLQRIWRDQGNGCSHNFGLPPKYIPKHLVSLGGCRQVHPALLPWIWYVSLTIYILCLNTSMFAFLCCVCSPALMNIFLLEVHPSLCLASALYRGLVQAHTELCQLHRAASVTDQLLLRQKLLQQALQSWNHLASPGASYSSQIQKDLFSGVFFEDPILVKKVGLSLVRSAEEKDVTQGKEKQLYGVETFSKLLELVTIRHRLLESASETAHLAQLYRNVASELGFDEFHLYLRPVQFEVAAQKDTAEQRPVFITAMLEDDSSVDRFTPSNLPLSIQELDENHIGRFSFSSEEAVIHLMNTQSIENLQVTLACQVAQKNALISAVKLVCVCHWAESETSSAQSEVALYSDKDVKLDSKPGSDTNSLQEKSNNSPSKGSARPPTTPKERLMEAFVSIQLEKVDLRDEMLNSFVKKKQALGGLIKSSEEEAKIKRRLIIDFLKKFSAQISQYCVRAQIVAYYYNLTIILDDIPSIRQSHFLFGQTREPRVILDSGVGLCSDPRSFQRRSLQLLSAEGKCLLNLWYIPHFSEVLHMFKNTLACSAPLHLALQIVSALHDIIYYLVSFSRLGNAEDSCSCRRGQDVQGSLAADWGGTEGIGAELLEIQHQVDRLSDPSSPESVGRLLQLRRHVVLLQFDTAVRHLIREVFLSSGDITSYQSVSDNMATALPPLSDSIQTDIFSLTLPVPPPLETRGSQAQRIVPWRSFIACHGLFPLDVWDVPPIEYCMQLCLSGLSGRSRLQANAAILGVSLLMEDVLNSGREAEPVCLHGNKDDLLHNGQPDEEADEEKKSTSVSVLLQDPIRVQSVLKGFLLLTKQLQVFKENWARRRLGAQTLRTPGFYQQFVKLYRAEIFYPSMRALAQHIGKERDYEVLISGSQSLLPPPGASEVDVKAWQLHKLLESTECDMIRVVQRKINRDLTLVVPERTRQDTGLPTELWKKAPLKYSLSPERPQIVETFIQQLMEGGEEAEGQLRVSQDRLQLCLTHLGCSLMERERRSFLLSSQFYEQILQQETGLLYQREQDLKNLKDSQKSDSHKEGAVVLCRGMMLEISALQAQVAHLEEEKRTLEEQLRLKFRERYDPLVRHLFSTCIQLKARLDGSQWQMEQDVSEMVSRTRSEGVERIVKLKKKYGCTNNSDGLTLPQSKREEVEELSLENSRLAALLCKQKAVSRWRQALHQEKLHRQLLQTQQREVSCRSAALRVKMTSEEEVVVLQEELEAARKVLACCQAESSATRKLLRAKTEELQVARHQSAQEARSRQELDSYRVQSLELMRADIEDRERRLKGFSEQLDRGSRMNQLQRQRSAKEIRQVKGQLQQELSLKQEAFQRVDELQSRVNNMEAAFSRCTSTTGLRRASQLGSRTNYTTSPNFATAPRHQRAGTARSHSNTRIDRPKADPSHLRVHTAERLLPDL; this comes from the exons TTCTGTTCCACCTCCAAAAGATATTTCCTTTTTCCGCGTGGAAAGGGAACATGCACTGAGGAGAGGGCTTCAG GTGGCTGAAGCTTTGCCAGTTCAGTCTCAGGCTGACATCATGCAGAGAGAGCTGGATAGTTGCTTGGGTTTAGAGTACACTCCTGACAGTCTGCCTCCACTGCTGCACCAG TTCTACACTGACCGATCATATCATTTGGCTCAGATCAAATATCTGCTCATGTTGAGATGGAGGAGATTCTGTCGCCACACCAGCGTCATTGAGAAGCTGTATCCTCATTACAAG GATCAGGTGTCATGTTTGACGAGTGAGTACGAGGACGCCGTTCAGAGAGCTCGCAGACTGTCAGCATGCAGAGAGAAGATCCTGACCGGCCGAGGAAACCCCGCCTCCCTGCTCACTCAGGACGATGTGGACATTTACCTGCGCTGGCTGGTTTGCCATCTGCACTCGGTTCAGACCATTCACAACTTCCTCAGG GTGCTGCACTACATACCAGCTTGTGAAAGAAAGGATAAAGAACCACCAGCAAAGGTTCCTGAGGAAACCTCACATAAGACACAAACTGTAGACC GTATTTCAGGACTGGCTGATGCTGTCCCCCTGCACACTGTTGACCTGGAGGAGTTCCTACCTGAGCTGCAGTCTTTGATCGCCCACTTCCACCTGTCCTACGATGCTCGTAAACTCCGGACCACCGCAGACGAGATGGAGTTATTCAGCACG GTGTGGAGGGAGTTCAGAACGATTTTCAAACAACAAGAGCAGATGAAAAGGTTTCCTCAGTACGATGGCACAGAGGTAAAAGAGAGCCAGTGGGGACGGAAGAGTGCGAGCCTGGCTCTGAGGAAGGAGGCCAACTGGATCCCATTCATTCAG GTGAAGCCCAGACGGGATCCGTGGCAGCAGAAGCTGATCACAAAgctaaaggaaaagaaatctGTGGACGAGTTGCTGAAGATGCACAGCAGGTTTCTTCAG GTCCCTGATGTGCTCCACGTGGCCGCGGCTGTAAAAGAACACGCCGCTCATGTTGCCGACTCACAACCTGCACCTACCTCAACGGTATCAAGCAGCAGTAAGACCAAGCGGCAAAAGATCTCCGAGATCTGGACCAGTATTTACAGCGCCGCCTCTCTCACTCAG GAAACACATGATCAGTCAATCAGATCTGGAGGCAGTGCAGGCCACGATAAGAAGAGTTTGAAGAGTCAAACCTCAAGCGCAACAAATGAAAG GTACTCCTTCGAGGACAGCCTGCAGCTCCTGGGTCTGGGTGACAGTTTAGAGGAGGGGTCCTCAGATCCCATCATAACTAGAGGTGCTTACCTTTCTCTGGTTCACCTGCGTCATCTCAGACTTAGACAGCTCCAG CGCATATCTCTTGGGTTGCTGAACTACCTGCGCTCTGTGGAGAGgactttgacctttgacctggcAGGTCTGCAGCTTGAGGAAGGGGAGCTGTGCAGCACAGCCGAGGAAACTGGCTGGATGAACGCagccagaggaggaagaggggagacAGAAGGTCTCGGCTCGCTTCACTACAGCCACAACACTCCTGCTGACTGTAAG GTCCATTGCTCAGAGTTCATGGAGTTTGCAGAGGTTGAGAACCTTCATGATTTCTACAGCGCAGAGGAGCAATTTGTCCACACTCAGGATCAGAGAGGGTTTTACATCATGTATGATGTTGCTCTGAAGGacctggaggagctggaggaccAGCTGCTTCTTGTCGGCTCCCGCTTCATTCAGAGAGACAGGATTAACAAGATGGGAAATGCCTCGACAGCAGACATCCACTCCTGGGGCGGAGCGGATGTTGACCGTGTTGCAGTGCTGCTTGACTTGTGGACGTGTGAGACAGAGTTTTTGGAGAGCAAAGTGCAG CTCTTAAACTGTTACTTTGAGGCCTACCAGCACGCAGCAGGGACAGAGGAGAGGTTTGCGTTGGCCGGAGTCATTACTGACATCATGCACTGTCGGCCTCAACTGGACCTGAACCAGGATTACTTTGTTCAGGCCTACAGGGCTGAGATAGGCTGTCTGCAATGCCACCAGCAGCTGATCAGAGACATTTTGGACAATCAG ATTGAAAAACAGCGGCAGTATCTCCAACGCATCTGGAGAGACCAGGGCAATGGCTGCAGTCATAACTTTGGCCTCCCACCAAAATACATTCCCAAACATCTGGTGTCACTTGGCGGCTGCAGGCAAGTACATCCAGCCTTACTACCCTGGATTTGGTATGTTTCTTTAACTATCTATATTTTGTGT CTTAATACCTCCATGTTTGCcttcttgtgttgtgtttgcagcCCTGCATTGATGAACATATTCCTCCTAGAGGTTCATCCGTCCCTCTGTCTGGCTTCTGCTCTTTACCGTGGTTTAGTTCAGGCTCACACAGAGCTCTGTCAGCTGCACCGAGCCGCCAGCGTCACTGACCAACTCCTCCTGCGACAGAAGCTCCTGCAGCAAGCCCTGCAGAGCTGGAACCACCTGGCTTCACCTGGAGCCTCCTACAGCTCTCAGATTCAGAAGGAC TTGTTCTCAGGTGTGTTTTTTGAGGACCCGATTTTGGTCAAAAAGGTGGGGCTGTCGTTAGTAAGATCTGCAGAGGAGAAGGACGTGACGCAGGGAAAAGAGAAACAGTTGTATGGCGTGGAAACTTTCTCCAAGCTGCTGGAGCTCGTCACCATCCGCCATCGTCTGCTGGAATCGGCCTCAGAGACTGCACATCTGGCACA GTTGTACAGGAACGTGGCTTCAGAGCTCGGATTTGATGAGTTCCACCTTTATCTGAGGCCTGTGCAGTTTGAGGTTGCTGCTCAGAAAgacacagcagagcagaggcCAGTTTTTATCACAGCCATGCTGGAAGATGACAGCTCTGTGGACAG GTTCACCCCGTCCAACCTGCCTCTGAGCATCCAGGAACTGGACGAGAACCACATCGGGAGGTTCAGCTTCAGCTCAGAGGAGGCAGTTATTCAT CTTATGAACACACAGAGTATAGAAAACCTGCAGGTGACTCTGGCCTGTCAGGTTGCACAGAAGAACGCTTTGATAAGTGCGGTGAAGctggtttgtgtttgtcactGGGCAGAGAGTGAGACCTCTTCAGCTCAG AGTGAAGTCGCCCTTTATTCTGATAAAGATGTCAAATTGGACTCCAAACCTGGAAGTGACACCAACAGCCTGCAGGAAAAATCTAACAATTCACCCTCCAAGGGCTCAGCTAGACCTCCCACCACTCCCAAGGAGAG GCTGATGGAAGCCTTTGTGTCCATCCAGCTGGAAAAAGTTGATCTGCGTGATGAGATGCTGAACtcatttgtgaagaagaaacagGCCTTGGGGGGTCTTATAAAAAGCTCA GAGGAAGAAGCGAAGATCAAAAGGAGGCTTATAATCGACTTTCTCAAGAA aTTCAGCGCACAGATATCTCAGTATTGTGTGAGAGCGCAGATTGTGGCATATTACTACAATCTAACCATCATTTTGGACGACATCCCCTCCATCCGTCAgtcccacttcctgtttggtcAAACCAGAGAGCCCAGAGTCATTTTGGATTCAGGAGTTGGCCTTTGCTCTGATCCCAG GAGTTTTCAGCGTCGGTCACTGCAGTTGTTGTCTGCAGAAGGCAAATGTCTCCTCAACTTGTGGTACATCCCCCACTTCTCTGAAGTTCTTCACATGTTCAAAAATACTTTG GCATGTTCAGCACCTCTCCATCTCGCTCTGCAGATAGTTTCAGCTCTCCATGACATCATTTATTACCTGGTTAGTTTCTCCAGACTGGGAAACGCAGAAGACTCTTGTAGCTGCAGGAGAGGACAGGATGTGCAGGGCTCACTTGCAGCTGACTGGGGAGGCACTGAAGGCATCG GAGCAGAGCTGCTGGAGATCCAGCATCAGGTCGACCGTCTGTCTGATCCCAGCAGCCCAGAGTCTGTGGGCCGGCTGCTGCAGCTGCGCCGGCATGTCGTCCTCCTGCAGTTTGACACCGCTGTGAGACACCTCATCAG GGAGGTGTTCCTCTCTTCTGGTGACATTACCTCTTACCAGAGTGTGAGTGACAACATGGCAACCGCCCTCCCCCCGTTGAGCGACAGTATCCAGACGGACATTTTCAGCCTCACCTTGCCTGTTCCTCCACCTTTAGAGACTCGAGGCAGTCAG GCTCAGAGAATTGTTCCATGGAGAAGTTTCATAGCCTGTCATGGATTGTTCCCTCTGGATGTTTGGGACGTTCCTCCCATCGAATACTGCATGCAG CTGTGTCTGAGCGGTCTGAGCGGTCGAAGCAGACTGCAGGCCAACGCAGCCATCCTCGGCGTGTCGCTGCTCATGGAGGACGTCCTGAACAGTGGAAGAGAGGCAGAGCCTGtttgtctccatggcaacaaggATGACCTTCTGCACAACGGACAACCTGATGAA gaagctgatgaagaaaaaaagtcaactaGTGTGTCCGTTCTTCTTCAGGATCCAATCCGAGTCCAGTCTGTGCTGAAAGGTTTCCTCCTGCTGACCAAGCAGCTTCAGGTGTTCAAGGAGAACTGGGCTCGGAGACGTTTGGGCGCTCAAACGTTGAGGACGCCCGGTTTCTATCAGCAGTTTGTGAAACTCTACAG AGCGGAAATCTTTTACCCCAGTATGAGAGCTCTGGCTCAACATATAGGTAAGGAGCGGGACTATGAGGTCTTGATATCTGGCAGCCAGTCTCTCCTGCCTCCGCCTGGAGCTTCAGAGGTTGATGTGAAAGCCTGGCAG CTTCACAAACTGCTGGAGAGCACCGAGTGTGACATGATCAGAGTGGTGCAGAGGAAGATCAACAGAGACCTGACGCTGGTGGTTCCAGAGAGAACTCGACAGGACACAGGCCTACCTACAG AGCTGTGGAAGAAAGCCCCGCTGAAGTACAGTTTGTCCCCCGAGCGGCCGCAGATTGTGGAAACGTTCATCCAGCAGctgatggagggaggagaagaggccGAGGGACAG CTGAGGGTTTCTCAGGATCGCCTGCAGCTGTGTCTCACTCACCTCGGCTGTTCTCTGATGGAGCGAGAGCGCCGCAGCTTTCTGCTTTCCTCGCAGTTTTATGAACAAATCCTGCAGCAGGAGACTGGGCTCCTGTATCAGAGGGAACAG GATTTAAAGAATCTTAAGGACTCTCAGAAAAGTGACTCTCACAAAGAG GGTGCTGTTGTCCTATGTCGTGGGATGATGTTGGAGATCTCAGCGCTGCAGGCACAAGTCGCTCACctggaagaagagaagagaactCTAGAAGAGCAACTCAGGCTCAAATTCAGGGAGCGCTACGACCCTTTAGTCCGACACCTCTTCTCTACCTGCATCCAGCTGAAG GCCAGGCTGGACGGGAGCCAGTGGCAGATGGAGCAAGATGTTAGTGAGATGGTGAGCAGAACAAGAAGCGAGGGAGTGGAGCGAATCGTCAAGCTCAAGAAGAAGTAcggctgcaccaacaacagtgATGGACTCACACTACCACAGTCAAAG AGAGAAGAAGTGGAGGAGCTGAGCCTGGAGAACAGCCGGCTGGCTGCTCTGCTCTGCAAACAGAAGGCTGTGAGCCGCTGGAGGCAGGCGCTCCACCAGGAGAAACTCCACCGACAGCTGCTTCAAACTCAGCAG AGGGAGGTTAGCTGTCGCAGCGCGGCCCTCCGAGTGAAGATGACatcagaggaggaggtggttgtcctgcaggaggagctggaggccgCCAGGAAGGTGTTGGCCTGCTGCCAGGCGGAGAGCAGCGCCACGAGGAAGCTGCTCCGCGCCAAG ACAGAGGAGCTCCAGGTGGCGAGGCATCAGTCTGCACAGGAGGCCCGCAGCAGGCAGGAGCTGGACAGCTATCGAGTGCAGAGCCTGGAACTAATGCGAGCCGACatagaggacagagagagacggcTCAAGGGGTTCAGCGAGCAGCTGGACAGAGGCAGCCGGATGAACCAGTTACAGCGACAACGCAGTGCCAAAGAGATCCGACAG GTAAAGGGCCAGCTTCAGCAGGAGCTCAGCCTCAAACAAGAAGCCTTTCAGCGAGTGGATGAACTGCAGAGCCGGGTTAACAACATGGAGGCAGCTTTCTCCAGATGCACCTCTACAACAG GTCTTCGCAGGGCCAGTCAGCTTGGCAGCCGCACAAACTACACGACATCCCCAAACTTTGCTACAGCGCCACGGCACCAGAGAGCAGGAACAGCCAGGAGTCACTCCAACACAAGAATAGACCGGCCTAAAGCA gaTCCATCTCACCTGCGTGTCCACACTGCTGAGAGGCTGTTACCAGACCTGTGA
- the ddo gene encoding D-aspartate oxidase isoform X2, producing the protein MTDNELKRFPDHTFGQAFTTIKCECSSYLPWLEKSFRKTGGLVEQRKLNSLEELIDSYDIIVNCSGLGSKTLVGDDKVFPVRGQVLKVEAPWLKHFIRDGDGKTYIYPGIHSVTVGGTRQEGDWRLQADEGDTKGILERCSRLEPSISKAKVLSKWVGLRPSRRNPRVEKELVQLQGRRVPVVHNYGHGGWGVTLAWGTALDALGLVRQCLHETRLQANL; encoded by the exons ATGACTGACAATGAATTAAAAAGGTTTCCAGATCACACGTTTGGCCAGGCGTTCACCACCATAAAATGTGAATGTTCCAGCTACCTGCCGTGGCTCGAGAAGAG TTTCAGAAAAACTGGAGGCCTAGTGGAACAGAGGAAACTCAACAGTCTTGAGGAATTAATCGACAGCTATGATATCATTGTCAACTGCTCTGGTCTGGGCTCCAAAACACTGGTGGGTGACGACAAGGTGTTCCCGGTCAGAGGCCAGGTCCTCAAGGTGGAGGCCCCCTGGCTGAAGCACTTCATTAGAGATGGAGACGGAAAGACCTACATCTACCCTGGCATACACAGTGTCACTGTGGGCGGCACTAGGCAGGAGGGGGACTGGCGACTACAAGCGGACGAAGGAGACACAAAAGGCATCCTGGAGCGCTGTAGCAGGCTGGAGCCGTCTATTAGCAAAGCCAAAGTTCTCAGCAAGTGGGTAGGTCTTAGGCCTAGCAGGAGGAACCCGAGGGTGGAGAAGGAGCTGGTGCAGCTGCAGGGTCGCAGGGTGCCTGTGGTCCACAACTACGGCCACGGAGGCTGGGGAGTCACCCTCGCCTGGGGTACCGCCCTTGACGCACTGGGGCTGGTCAGGCAGT